One part of the Anaerolineales bacterium genome encodes these proteins:
- a CDS encoding ABC transporter ATP-binding protein codes for MAMLEVNNIHTYYDKIHALKGVSLHVDQGEIVTLIGGNGAGKTTTLRTISGLLKPREGSVKLNGEDLSKYPAHELVYKGVSMVPEGRGVFAKLTVEENIEMGAYIDNDKARIERNKEGAFTRFPRLKERRKQVAGTLSGGEQQMLAIARALMAQPKLLLLDEPSMGLAPILVDGIFDTIKEINKEGTTVLLVEQNASMALAIAHRGYVLQTGEIVLSDKADKLAKNETVQKAYLGID; via the coding sequence ATGGCCATGCTTGAAGTCAACAACATTCACACCTACTACGACAAAATTCACGCCCTCAAAGGCGTATCCCTGCACGTTGATCAGGGCGAGATCGTGACCCTGATCGGCGGCAACGGCGCGGGCAAGACCACGACTCTGCGCACGATCAGCGGCTTACTGAAGCCGCGCGAGGGCTCGGTCAAGCTGAACGGCGAGGATCTCTCCAAATATCCAGCTCACGAGTTGGTGTACAAGGGCGTCTCGATGGTGCCCGAAGGCCGCGGCGTATTTGCCAAGCTCACGGTGGAAGAGAACATTGAGATGGGCGCCTACATCGATAACGACAAGGCCCGCATCGAACGCAACAAGGAAGGCGCCTTTACGCGCTTCCCGCGCTTGAAGGAGCGCCGCAAGCAGGTGGCCGGTACGCTCTCGGGCGGCGAGCAGCAGATGCTGGCGATCGCTCGTGCGCTCATGGCGCAGCCCAAGCTGCTGCTACTGGACGAGCCTTCAATGGGCCTGGCGCCGATCCTGGTGGATGGCATCTTCGACACCATCAAGGAGATCAACAAGGAAGGCACCACCGTGCTGCTGGTGGAGCAGAACGCCAGCATGGCGCTGGCGATCGCCCACCGCGGCTATGTGCTGCAAACCGGCGAAATTGTTCTGAGCGACAAGGCCGACAAGCTGGCCAAGAACGAGACGGTGCAGAAGGCCTATCTGGGCATTGACTGA
- a CDS encoding amidohydrolase family protein, giving the protein MNEDMQQFPKGAVAILGDSILAAGPEDEILKQYEATDKLDCGGKVLMPGLVNAHTHVPMTLLRGLADDLRLDVWLMGYMIPVEREFVTPDFVHLGTSIGCAEYIRSGITSFADMYYYESTVAEATAAAGMRAVCGQTVMKFPTPDAKFYEESMAYTREFIQKWKGHPLIVPAVSPHAPYSCTEEILRATAALAVEFDVPLHTHIAESSFEVENARKEWGMPVVPYVKKQNLFDAKVLAAHCVHVDKGEINTFAHYNVGVSHNPSSNMKLASGAAPVSEMLRAGLNVGIGTDGPASNNDLDMFEEVRLAAFLAKLRENDPTTLPAQTALLMATRLGAQAMHIGDVTGSLEPGKRADLILVNIDTLHASPHFSRDPNSTYAQIVYAAKSTDVTDVMVNGKWLMRAKQLTTLDEQALLTQANELAKKIDKFLIAREKSVLTKLIAIGGATQEESFEAQLKVPVEDAEPVIAAMEHPEIKIVYKRHYHEYDTYFMFPEENYTLRYREDVFLKENGQPDHSRYRLTLMGDTHERDFPSAVILSRSRYLAPADQSLRFYREYFQPPREVEVEKNRRRWLVHFRGEDFYVNVDRVDKPDLGSFVEIKSRTWSQRDAETKAKLILELAKLLGVSTEGAEPREYVKIAA; this is encoded by the coding sequence ATGAATGAGGACATGCAACAATTCCCCAAGGGCGCCGTCGCCATCCTGGGCGACAGCATTCTGGCCGCCGGGCCGGAAGATGAAATCCTGAAACAATACGAAGCCACAGACAAGCTGGATTGCGGCGGCAAGGTGCTGATGCCCGGCCTGGTCAACGCCCACACACATGTGCCCATGACCCTGCTGCGCGGCCTGGCCGACGACCTGCGCCTGGATGTGTGGCTGATGGGCTACATGATCCCGGTGGAGCGCGAGTTCGTCACGCCGGACTTCGTTCACCTGGGCACCTCGATCGGCTGCGCCGAATACATCCGCTCGGGCATCACCAGCTTTGCCGACATGTACTACTACGAGTCCACCGTGGCTGAGGCCACCGCCGCGGCCGGCATGCGCGCCGTGTGCGGGCAAACCGTGATGAAGTTCCCCACGCCAGATGCCAAGTTCTACGAAGAATCGATGGCCTACACGCGGGAGTTCATCCAGAAATGGAAGGGCCACCCGCTCATCGTGCCGGCCGTTTCCCCGCACGCGCCCTACAGCTGCACCGAGGAGATCCTGCGCGCCACTGCCGCCCTGGCGGTGGAATTTGATGTGCCTCTGCACACCCACATTGCAGAAAGTTCTTTTGAAGTTGAAAATGCCCGCAAGGAATGGGGCATGCCGGTGGTGCCGTACGTAAAGAAGCAAAATCTGTTTGACGCCAAGGTGTTGGCGGCTCACTGTGTCCATGTCGACAAGGGCGAGATCAACACCTTCGCGCACTATAACGTGGGCGTCTCGCACAATCCATCCTCCAACATGAAGCTGGCCTCCGGCGCCGCCCCGGTGAGCGAGATGCTGCGCGCCGGTCTCAACGTCGGCATCGGCACGGATGGCCCGGCCTCCAACAATGACCTGGATATGTTTGAGGAAGTGCGCCTGGCCGCGTTCCTGGCTAAGCTGCGTGAGAATGACCCCACTACGCTGCCGGCCCAGACCGCTTTGCTCATGGCCACTCGCCTCGGCGCGCAGGCCATGCACATTGGCGATGTTACCGGTTCGCTGGAGCCCGGCAAGCGGGCTGACCTGATCCTGGTCAACATTGACACCCTGCATGCCTCGCCGCACTTCAGCCGTGACCCCAACAGCACCTATGCCCAGATCGTGTACGCGGCTAAATCCACCGATGTGACCGATGTGATGGTCAACGGCAAGTGGCTCATGCGTGCCAAGCAGCTCACCACGCTGGATGAGCAGGCTTTGCTGACCCAGGCCAATGAGTTGGCCAAGAAGATCGACAAATTCTTGATCGCTCGCGAGAAATCGGTGCTGACCAAGCTCATCGCCATCGGCGGCGCCACGCAGGAGGAAAGTTTCGAGGCCCAGCTCAAGGTGCCAGTGGAAGACGCCGAGCCGGTGATCGCCGCGATGGAACATCCTGAGATCAAGATCGTTTACAAGCGCCACTATCATGAGTACGACACCTACTTCATGTTCCCTGAGGAAAACTACACCCTGCGCTATCGCGAGGATGTGTTCCTCAAGGAGAACGGGCAGCCTGATCATTCGCGCTACCGCCTGACCCTGATGGGGGACACCCATGAGCGAGATTTCCCCAGTGCGGTCATCCTATCCCGCAGCCGCTACCTGGCGCCGGCAGACCAGAGCCTGCGCTTCTACCGCGAATACTTCCAACCCCCGCGTGAGGTCGAAGTCGAGAAGAACCGCCGCCGCTGGCTGGTGCATTTCCGCGGGGAGGATTTCTACGTCAATGTAGACCGCGTCGACAAGCCGGATCTGGGCAGCTTTGTTGAGATCAAGAGCCGCACCTGGAGCCAGCGTGACGCTGAGACCAAAGCCAAACTCATCCTGGAACTTGCCAAGCTGCTGGGAGTCTCGACCGAAGGCGCTGAGCCACGCGAGTACGTCAAGATTGCCGCTTAG
- a CDS encoding CinA family nicotinamide mononucleotide deamidase-related protein: MPSAEILTIGTELLLGEITDTNTQYLARQLRDAGIDLFYTSTVGDNEQRIADAVTLGLSRSDIVLCTGGLGPTVDDVTREGIARALGVELEFRPKLWEQIVARFARMKRTPSENNKRQAELPQGGRSLENAVGSAPGVLVESNGKVVIAVPGVPNEMKHIYEHGILPYFKERFGLTGVIRARVLHVAGVPESQIDEHLADLERQTNPTVGLAAHAGSVDVRLTAKAESVEQANQMLDELETEVRQRLGDWVHGVDEETLARAVLREMSRRKQTLAVLEKGLSGAIVKALTGEGNAFVGGEVLHAGLRTEPLKSAASEYAGKVRADIVLAVELRTKGEAQHAHELEIFISGLKAPHHIAFPYGGHTAQAAGWATSLALSFLRRKLLDEVN, from the coding sequence ATGCCCTCCGCTGAGATCCTCACCATTGGCACCGAACTGCTGCTCGGTGAAATTACCGATACCAATACGCAGTACCTGGCGCGCCAACTGCGTGACGCCGGCATTGACCTGTTCTACACCTCCACTGTGGGCGATAACGAGCAGCGCATTGCCGACGCGGTCACCCTAGGCCTCAGCCGTTCCGACATCGTGCTGTGCACCGGCGGCCTGGGGCCGACGGTGGACGACGTCACCCGCGAGGGGATTGCCCGCGCCCTGGGCGTAGAGCTGGAGTTTCGCCCGAAGCTATGGGAGCAGATCGTGGCGCGCTTTGCGCGCATGAAGCGCACCCCCAGCGAGAACAACAAGCGCCAGGCCGAGCTGCCACAGGGCGGCCGCAGCCTGGAGAACGCCGTGGGCAGCGCCCCCGGCGTTCTGGTGGAATCCAATGGCAAAGTGGTCATCGCCGTGCCCGGTGTGCCCAATGAAATGAAACACATCTATGAGCACGGCATCCTCCCGTATTTCAAGGAGCGCTTTGGCCTCACCGGCGTTATCCGTGCCCGCGTGCTGCACGTGGCTGGCGTGCCCGAATCGCAGATCGACGAGCACCTGGCTGATCTGGAACGCCAGACCAACCCTACGGTTGGGCTGGCGGCGCACGCCGGCAGCGTGGATGTGCGCCTGACCGCCAAAGCCGAGAGCGTGGAGCAGGCCAACCAGATGCTGGATGAGCTGGAAACCGAGGTGCGCCAGCGCCTGGGCGACTGGGTGCACGGCGTTGACGAAGAAACCCTGGCTCGCGCCGTGCTGCGCGAGATGTCCAGGCGCAAGCAAACCCTGGCGGTGCTCGAAAAAGGGCTGAGCGGTGCCATCGTCAAAGCGCTCACCGGCGAGGGCAACGCCTTCGTGGGCGGCGAAGTGCTGCACGCTGGCCTGCGCACCGAGCCGCTCAAATCCGCCGCCAGCGAATACGCTGGCAAGGTGCGCGCTGATATTGTGCTGGCCGTGGAGCTGCGCACCAAGGGCGAAGCCCAGCACGCCCACGAGCTGGAGATCTTCATCAGCGGGCTCAAGGCGCCCCATCACATCGCCTTCCCATATGGCGGGCATACCGCCCAGGCGGCAGGCTGGGCTACCAGCCTGGCGCTGTCTTTCCTGCGGCGCAAACTGTTGGATGAGGTAAACTAG
- a CDS encoding ABC transporter ATP-binding protein — MTNILSAKNVSKNFGGLVAVNDLSLDIKEQSISSVIGPNGAGKTTFFNCITGFYKIDKGEILFEGEPTHNLRPDQITRAGMARTYQNIRLFSNMTSIENILVGEHVHLHSNLVDAVVRSKRFKEEEAAAEEEAKRLLNFVGLRGMGDSLARNLPYGAQRRLEIARALATQPKMLLLDEPTAGMNPNETADLTKFIRELRDTLGITIMLIEHDMRVVMGISEQITVLDYGAKIAEGLPKDIQSNPQVIEAYLGSGAASGLKTAKAK; from the coding sequence ATGACAAACATCTTGTCTGCAAAAAACGTATCCAAGAACTTTGGCGGTCTGGTGGCCGTAAACGACCTGAGCCTGGACATCAAGGAGCAGAGCATTAGCTCTGTGATCGGCCCCAACGGCGCAGGCAAAACCACCTTCTTTAACTGCATCACGGGCTTCTACAAGATCGACAAGGGCGAGATTTTGTTTGAGGGTGAACCCACCCACAACCTGCGCCCTGATCAGATCACCCGGGCCGGCATGGCGCGCACCTATCAGAACATCCGCTTGTTCTCGAACATGACCTCGATCGAGAACATATTGGTGGGTGAGCATGTGCATCTGCACTCCAATCTGGTTGATGCGGTGGTGCGCTCAAAGCGCTTCAAGGAAGAAGAAGCTGCCGCCGAAGAGGAGGCCAAGCGCCTGCTGAATTTTGTGGGTTTGCGCGGCATGGGTGACTCGCTGGCGCGCAATCTGCCGTACGGCGCCCAGCGCCGCCTGGAGATCGCCCGGGCCTTGGCCACCCAACCCAAGATGCTGTTGTTGGACGAGCCGACAGCAGGCATGAACCCCAACGAAACCGCCGATCTGACCAAGTTCATCCGTGAGCTGCGCGATACGCTCGGCATCACCATCATGCTGATCGAGCATGATATGCGGGTGGTGATGGGGATCAGCGAGCAGATCACGGTGCTGGACTACGGCGCCAAGATCGCCGAAGGCTTGCCGAAGGACATCCAAAGCAACCCGCAGGTGATCGAGGCCTACCTGGGCAGCGGCGCTGCATCTGGCCTTAAGACGGCTAAGGCAAAGTAA